A genome region from Gossypium hirsutum isolate 1008001.06 chromosome A04, Gossypium_hirsutum_v2.1, whole genome shotgun sequence includes the following:
- the LOC107942384 gene encoding polygalacturonase-like — translation MAPHLNIVPSMFVLLLLFISASKVQSDAFDVVAKFGAKADGKTDLSKPFLDAWKEACASVTPSTVVIPKGTYLLSKVNLEGPCKAPIEINVQGTIQAPADPSAFKDPNWVRFYSVENFKMFGGGIFDGQGSIAYEKNTCENREFRSKLPVNIRFDFVTNALIQDITSKDSKLFHINVFACKNITLERLKIEAPDESPNTDGIHMGKSEGVNIIASDIKTGDDCISIGDGTKNMVIKEITCGPGHGISIGSLGKFQNEEPVEGIKISNCTITNTSNGARIKTWPGEHGGAVSEIHFEDITMNNVSSPILIDQQYCPWNKCKKNEESKVKLSNISFKNIRGTSALPEAIKFICSGSSPCQNVELADIDIKHNGAEPATSQCLNVKPITSGKLNPTPCSGPVPKTPGATA, via the exons ATGGCACCACACCTTAATATTGTTCCTTCCATGtttgtacttttattattattcatttcagCCTCTAAAGTTCAATCAGATGCTTTTGATGTTGTTGCCAAGTTTGGCGCAAAAGCTGACGGGAAAACGGATTTGAGCAAG cCATTTTTGGATGCTTGGAAAGAAGCATGTGCCTCTGTAACTCCATCAACAGTTGTGATTCCTAAAGGGACATATTTATTATCAAAAGTAAACTTAGAAGGTCCATGCAAGGCTCCTATTGAGATTAATGTTCAGGGCACTATACAGGCTCCGGCTGATCCTAGTGCTTTCAAAGACCCTAATTGGGTTAGATTCTATAgtgttgaaaatttcaaaatgtttggCGGAGGAATTTTCGATGGTCAAGGAAGCATTGCTTATGAGAAGAATACTTGCGAGAATCGTGAATTTCGTTCCAAACTTCCCGTT AATATAAGGTTTGACTTTGTGACCAATGCATTGATACAAGACATAACTAGCAAAGACAGTAAACTATTCCACATTAATGTTTTTGCTTGCAAAAACATTACCCTCGAACGTTTGAAGATAGAGGCACCGGACGAGAGCCCAAACACAGATGGGATTCACATGGGCAAATCAGAGGGGGTCAATATTATTGCCTCTGACATTAAAACTGGTGATGATTGTATTTCTATCGGAGATGGCACTAAAAATATGGTCATAAAAGAAATAACTTGTGGACCAGGACATGGTATAAGTATCGGTAGTCTTGGAAAGTTCCAAAATGAAGAGCCAGTTGAGGGAATCAAAATCTCAAACTGCACCATCACTAATACTTCGAATGGAGCTCGAATCAAAACTTGGCCAGGCGAACATGGTGGGGCAGTATCAGAAATACATTTCGAGGATATTACCATGAATAATGTCTCTTCCCCTATCCTAATTGATCAACAATATTGCCCATGGAATAAATGCAAGAAAAAT GAAGAATCGAAAGTTAAACTAAGCAAcattagcttcaagaacatccgTGGCACATCTGCGCTTCCAGAAGCTATCAAGTTTATTTGCAGCGGTTCTTCGCCATGTCAAAATGTGGAACTTGCGGACATTGATATTAAGCACAACGGAGCTGAACCCGCAACATCCCAATGTTTGAATGTCAAGCCTATAACTAGTGGCAAATTAAACCCGACTCCATGTTCCGGCCCTGTCCCAAAAACCCCTGGCGCCACCGCTTAA
- the LOC107939736 gene encoding proton pump-interactor BIP131-like: protein MTAAKIKQSCKTEFAKLKQESSFQHPAKKTCGVTNGGIQFGSFDDKAERETPFNYMIRVPRNDDERLKVMIRLARNKVDEKIRIQRMLHIDMQSTWVTSEEYRNDFSDAAFQEQVARDLHRSKCQEIEWMQSVIDIEDIEVKIRDIEWTIQHQTLPLKDEKLSSTMSRQEENQQGLDRKERLKSLKKEADQLRANLINAVAITEVTRRKYYKESEKLSESLYLLKAADDNQEEAYAQLQSLKKQLYEKNQHFRQYRDDFIKANELGWKGDKVALQNFCINQVEKFMDLWNNNDEFRKEYVRCNERSTLWRLRTLDGRALGPGEVPPVIHRAVNGRALVDHTMSGLTLEDRTQELVAVAKAEKVLAEKVVEQKKFMKSAPPESVSTTASNGDKIEEAEEEKPERTKEADESDRKAEELRKEEEAAKLKEQRQLEEIAKAEEAQERKRQKAEKKREKRAKNKENQKAVATAGDTGIEDEAVSACPTSETLAETSKETENKEKPMVATTGTPQKVSKFDSKPVTLGWRYPPHGWLKFNVSGMATKEAMGCGGVLRDKEGNVRALFSGPCDAINADSTELGAIITSLYVIIEIGWRGTGLIIVEIGSLVAYN from the exons ATGACAGCAGCAAAAATCAAACAAAGTTGCAAAACAGAATTTGCAAAACTGAAGCAAGAA tccagctttcaacatCCTGCAAAGAAAACTTGTGGTGTTACAAACGGAGGAATTCAGTTTGGTAGTTTCGACGACAAGGCTGAAAGGGAAACACCGTTCAACTACATGATCAGGGTCCCGAGAAACGACGATGAAAGGTTGAAAGTAATGATAAGACTTGCTCGAAATAAGGTTGATGAGAAGATTCGAATTCAACGTATGCTTCATATCGATATGCAAAGCACGTGG GTTACTTCTGAGGAATATCGCAATGATTTTAGTGATGCTGCATTTCAAGAACAAGTGGCTCGAGACTTGCATAGGTCCAAATGTCAGGAAATAGAGTGGATGCAATCCGTGATTGATATTGAAGATATTGAAGTCAAG ATACGAGACATAGAATGGACAATACAACACCAAACTCTACCGCTAAAGGATGAAAAGCTGTCATCTACCATGAGTAGACAGGAAGAAAATCAACAAGGTTTGGACCGGAAAGAGCGTCTGAag TCTTTAAAGAAGGAAGCTGATCAATTGAGAGCCAACCTCATAAACGCTGTGGCGATCACTGAGGTAACTAGGAGGAAATACTATAAGGAAAGCGAAAAGTTAAGCGAATCGCTGTACCTGCTCAAAGCTGCAGATGACAACCAAGAAGAAGCGTATGCACAGCTGCAAAGTTTGAAGAAACAATTATATGAGAAG AACCAACACTTTCGGCAGTACAGGGATGATTTTATTAAAGCGAATGAGTTGGGTTGGAAAGGGGATAAAGTGGCACTCCAAAATTTTTGCATTAACCAG GTGGAGAAATTTATGGACTTATGGAATAACAATGATGAATTCCGAAAAGAATATGTTAGATGCAATGAAAGGAGCACACTTTGGAGACTGAGGACATTAGATGGCCGTGCACTTGGTCCTGGTGAAGTGCCTCCTGTAATTCATCGAGCAGTAAATGGAAGAGCGCTCGTGGATCATACAATGTCCGGCTTAACTTTGGAAGATCGAACACAAGAGTTAGTGGCggtggcaaaagctgaaaaggtACTTGCGGAAAAGGTTGTGGAGCAAAAGAAGTTTATGAAATCTGCTCCTCCAGAAAGTGTTTCAACAACTGCTTCTAATGGGGATAAAATCGAAGAGGCTGAAGAAGAGAAGCCGGAGAGAACAAAGGAGGCAGACGAATCGGACAGGAAGGCAGAGGAATTGAGAAAGGAAGAGGAAGCGGCTAAGTTAAAGGAGCAACGCCAGTTGGAGGAGATAGCTAAAGCTGAGGAAGCACAAGAAAGGAAGAGGCAAAAGGCAGAGAAG AAACGGGAAAAGAGGGCAAAGAATAAGGAAAACCAAAAAGCCGTCGCAACAGCCGGTGACACGGGCATTGAAGATGAAGCTGTATCTGCTTGTCCGACTTCTGAAACTCTTGCTGAAACTTCGAAAGAAACCGAAAACAAAGAGAAACCCATGGTGGCTACTACGGGAACGCCTCAAAAGGTATCAAA GTTCGATTCCAAACCTGTTACACTGGGTTGGCGTTATCCTCCTCATGGGTGGCTGAAGTTTAACGTAAGCGGAATGGCAACTAAGGAAGCTATGGGCTGTGGAGGTGTTCTTAGAGACAAGGAAGGAAATGTAAGAGCTTTATTCTCGGGACCATGTGATGCCATTAATGCAGATTCAACTGAATTAGGAGCAATAATTACATCTTTGTATGTAATAATTGAGATAGGGTGGAGAGGAACTGGtttgattattgttgaaattGGGTCACTGGTGGCGTATAATTGA
- the LOC107939740 gene encoding pectate lyase, with product MEVTKLRVVFLFSFFTLIPKLWANVAEFDDFWKQREEEAWKIALTAYEPSPENVTSHLNYHVNKVLEKTMSNQPLEFKDVITNSTRRSLRGKHKKYTGPCMAINPIDRCWRCKKNWAKNRKRLAKCVLGFGHKTRGGKKGEYYLVTDNSDDDVVNPKPGTLRHAVIQKRPLWIIFAHDMNIKLSKELMVQSHKTIDGRGANVHMAYGCGITLQFVHNVIIHNIHIHRVVRSSGGLIRDSEDHYGYRTVGDGDGISIFGSSKIWLDHISMSECQDGLIDAIQGSTAITISNCHFTHHDHVILLGASDTYSKDQYMQVTLAFNHFGKELIQRMPRCRWGYFHVVNNDYTHWKLYAIGGSTHPTIISQGNRFIAPDDPLTKEITHRNYAPESEWRNWIWRSEGDRFMNGAFFVTSGPPSPPHLKLKKKDIIKAKPAIFVGRLTKFSGTLKCKEGVKC from the exons ATGGAGGTAACTAAGCTAAGGGttgttttcctcttttcttttttcacctTAATTCCAAAGCTATGGGCAAATGTTGCTgaatttgatgatttttggaaGCAACGTGAAGAAGAAGCCTGGAAGATTGCTCTAACAGCTTATGAACCGAGCCCAGAAAATGTTACCAGTCACCTGAACTATCATGTTAACAA GGTTCTTGAAAAAACTATGTCCAATCAACCCTTAGAATTTAAGGATGTTATTACTAATAGCACGAGAAGATCCTTGAGGGGTAAACATAAGAAGTATACCGGTCCATGCATGGCGATCAATCCAATTGATAGGTGCTGGAGATGCAAGAAGAACTGGGCCAAGAATCGCAAAAGACTAGCTAAGTGTGTCCTTGGTTTTGGCCACAAAACTCGTGGAGGGAAAAAGGGAGAATATTATTTGGTTACCGATAATTCTGATGATGATGTCGTAAATCCTAAACCAGGAACTTTACGTCACGCTGTGATTCAAAAGAGACCATTATGGATAATTTTTGCTCATGATATGAACATTAAATTATCAAAAGAACTAATGGTTCAAAGCCATAAGACAATTGATGGTCGTGGAGCAAATGTTCATATGGCATATGGATGTGGCATTACACTTCAATTTGTGCACAATGTCATAATTCATAACATTCACATTCATCGCGTTGTTAGAAGTAGTGGTGGCCTAATAAGGGACTCTGAAGATCATTATGGTTATCGCACAGTCGGCGATGGAGATGGGATTTCCATATTCGGGTCATCAAAGATTTGGCTTGATCATATTTCCATGTCTGAATGTCAAGACGGGCTCATTGATGCAATACAAGGTTCCACTGCCATCACCATCTCAAATTGCCATTTCACCCATCATGATCAT GTGATCTTGTTAGGTGCAAGTGATACCTATTCTAAAGATCAATATATGCAAGTCACACTTGCATTCAACCATTTTGGCAAGGAATTGATACAAAGAATGCCTAGATGTCGATGGGGATACTTTCATGTCGTCAACAACGACTACACTCATTGGAAATTGTATGCCATTGGTGGTAGCACGCATCCCACCATTATTAGCCAAGGCAACAGGTTCATTGCTCCAGATGACCCCTTAACTAAAGAG ATAACCCATAGGAACTATGCACCAGAGTCAGAATGGAGGAATTGGATATGGAGATCAGAAGGAGATCGGTTCATGAATGGAGCATTTTTTGTAACATCTGGGCCACCATCACCTCcccatttgaaattaaaaaagaaggATATAATTAAAGCTAAGCCTGCAATATTTGTTGGAAGACTCACTAAATTCTCTGGGACTCTTAAATGTAAAGAAGGAGTTAAGTGTTAG